A single Rhodomicrobium lacus DNA region contains:
- the ggt gene encoding gamma-glutamyltransferase, translating into MLHSKSALRCFCVSLVLLLVLAPFAPPALAQKATDPAADALIGFDARFVPTVAENGMVSAQEKVAAQVGADILKAGGNAIDAAVAVGFAMAVTHPQAGNIGGGGFMLITLADGRKIALDYRETAPAAATRDMFLDNRGAVDRDKARYSRASAGVPGTVAGLLYALEKYGTMPREQVMAPAIRLAEEGVVVPYGLAYAFSRAKDRLKTDPSSARYFLKPEGEPYRMGEVLRQPDLAKTLHAISERGAAGFYEGEVAELIAAEMKKNNGLITTDDLKAYKPVEREPVRGIYNGYEIVSMPPPSSGGVHVIQMLNILEGYDLKPLGNESADTYHRLIEAMRRAYADRAKYLGDPDFVTVPVAGLTNKAYAAELRKGIDLERASKSADVSAGKPPAPEGEQTTHFSVMDKAGNAVANTYTLNLAFGSGYSVDGAGFLLNNEMDDFSAKPGAPNAFGLTGDEANAIEPRKRPLSSMAPTIVMKDGAPYLVTGSPGGSTIITVVLQEILNVLTFDMNVAEATAAPRIHHQWMPDNVITERGVSEDTLRLLESRGFILPKNADGTFQHRVLGRANSIMKKGPLFLGAADLRDGDSAAIGY; encoded by the coding sequence ATGCTGCATTCGAAATCCGCACTTCGCTGCTTCTGTGTCTCGCTGGTCCTGCTTCTGGTCCTCGCTCCCTTCGCGCCGCCCGCGCTCGCGCAGAAGGCGACCGATCCGGCGGCCGACGCGCTCATCGGTTTCGACGCGCGTTTCGTGCCCACCGTCGCCGAAAACGGCATGGTGTCCGCGCAGGAGAAAGTCGCCGCGCAGGTCGGCGCGGACATCCTCAAGGCTGGCGGAAACGCAATCGACGCGGCCGTGGCTGTCGGCTTCGCCATGGCCGTCACGCATCCGCAGGCGGGTAATATCGGCGGCGGCGGCTTCATGCTGATCACGCTGGCGGACGGACGGAAGATCGCGCTCGACTATCGCGAAACCGCCCCCGCGGCCGCCACGCGCGACATGTTTCTCGACAATCGCGGCGCTGTGGATCGCGACAAGGCGCGCTACAGCCGCGCGTCGGCGGGTGTGCCGGGAACGGTGGCGGGGCTGCTCTACGCGCTCGAAAAATACGGCACGATGCCCCGCGAACAAGTGATGGCGCCCGCGATCCGGCTCGCGGAAGAGGGCGTCGTCGTGCCCTACGGCCTCGCCTATGCCTTCTCGCGGGCGAAGGACCGGCTGAAGACCGATCCGTCTTCGGCGCGCTACTTCCTGAAGCCTGAAGGCGAGCCTTATCGCATGGGCGAGGTGCTGCGCCAGCCCGACCTCGCGAAAACGCTGCATGCGATCAGCGAGCGCGGCGCGGCGGGCTTCTACGAGGGCGAAGTCGCCGAACTGATCGCCGCCGAGATGAAGAAGAATAACGGCCTCATCACCACGGACGACCTTAAGGCCTACAAGCCCGTCGAGCGCGAGCCGGTGCGCGGCATCTACAACGGCTACGAGATCGTTTCCATGCCGCCGCCGTCGTCGGGCGGCGTGCATGTCATCCAGATGCTGAACATCCTCGAAGGTTACGACCTGAAACCGCTCGGCAACGAGAGCGCGGACACCTATCACCGGCTCATCGAGGCGATGCGGCGCGCCTATGCGGACCGTGCGAAATATCTGGGCGACCCTGATTTTGTTACCGTGCCGGTGGCAGGGCTGACGAACAAGGCCTATGCGGCGGAGCTTCGCAAGGGCATCGACCTCGAACGCGCGTCGAAATCGGCGGACGTGTCGGCGGGCAAACCGCCCGCGCCCGAGGGCGAGCAGACGACGCATTTTTCGGTGATGGACAAGGCGGGCAACGCGGTGGCGAACACCTACACGCTGAACCTCGCCTTCGGCAGCGGCTATTCGGTGGACGGCGCGGGCTTCCTCCTCAACAACGAGATGGACGATTTCTCCGCGAAGCCCGGCGCGCCGAACGCCTTCGGCCTCACCGGCGACGAGGCGAACGCGATCGAACCCAGGAAGCGCCCGCTGTCCTCGATGGCGCCCACCATCGTCATGAAGGACGGCGCGCCCTATCTCGTCACCGGCAGCCCCGGCGGCAGCACGATCATCACGGTGGTTCTGCAGGAGATTCTCAACGTGCTGACCTTCGACATGAACGTGGCCGAAGCCACCGCCGCGCCGCGCATCCATCACCAGTGGATGCCGGATAACGTCATCACCGAACGGGGTGTGTCCGAGGATACTTTACGGCTTCTCGAATCGCGCGGGTTCATTCTGCCGAAGAACGCGGACGGCACGTTCCAGCACCGGGTGCTCGGTCGCGCCAATTCCATCATGAAGAAAGGCCCGCTGTTCCTCGGCGCGGCCGACCTGCGCGACGGCGACTCGGCGGCGATCGGATATTGA
- a CDS encoding NAD-dependent succinate-semialdehyde dehydrogenase — protein sequence MTHHAGHGYEAKAAQGEGGGGPKLKTENPATGEPGRTYEGHSREQALTIAREVREAFPGWRCTSFTERGIVVGTAGRILRERKDTFARLMAEEMGKPVTEGLAEIEKCAFNCDYFVENAERFLANEPVELEGGRAYVTFNPLGPLLAVMPWNFPFWQVFRAAVPALMAGNTVLLKHASNVPGSALAIEDVFREAGAPDNVFRTILIAGRDTAELIDSPHVAAVTLTGSVAAGKAVAEAAGRNLKKTVLELGGSDAYLVLEDADIEQAATVAAKARMVNGGQSCIAGKRFVVIAPVREAFETALAAKMSAIRMGDPLDPATKLGPLVSVGARDEIHRQVRESIEKGARLLCGGEVPDRRGAWYPPTVLADVRPGQPAYDEEVFGPVAAIIEARDVEHAIRIANDSEFGLGSGVLTRDIRRGEEIAANDLEAGMAFVNENVRSDPRMPFGGVKHSGYGRECGVFGIREFVNIKSVHVRE from the coding sequence ATGACACATCACGCGGGACATGGTTACGAGGCGAAGGCGGCGCAGGGCGAAGGCGGCGGCGGCCCGAAGCTCAAGACCGAAAATCCGGCGACGGGCGAGCCGGGCCGAACATACGAAGGCCATTCGCGCGAACAGGCGCTCACGATTGCGCGCGAGGTGCGCGAGGCGTTTCCCGGCTGGCGGTGCACGTCATTCACGGAGCGCGGCATCGTCGTCGGCACAGCCGGGCGCATCCTTCGCGAGCGGAAGGACACGTTCGCCCGGCTGATGGCCGAAGAGATGGGCAAGCCCGTCACGGAGGGGCTCGCAGAGATCGAGAAATGCGCGTTCAACTGCGATTATTTCGTCGAGAATGCCGAGCGGTTTCTCGCGAATGAGCCGGTCGAACTCGAAGGGGGACGCGCCTATGTCACCTTCAACCCGCTCGGGCCTCTGTTGGCCGTGATGCCTTGGAATTTTCCCTTCTGGCAGGTGTTCCGCGCCGCCGTGCCCGCGCTGATGGCGGGTAACACGGTGCTCCTGAAGCACGCGAGCAACGTGCCCGGCTCGGCGCTCGCCATCGAGGACGTGTTTCGCGAGGCAGGCGCGCCCGACAATGTGTTTCGCACCATCCTGATCGCTGGTCGCGACACGGCGGAGCTGATCGACAGCCCGCATGTCGCCGCGGTGACGCTCACCGGCAGCGTGGCTGCGGGCAAGGCCGTGGCCGAGGCGGCGGGCCGCAATCTCAAGAAGACCGTGCTCGAACTCGGCGGCAGCGACGCCTACCTCGTGCTCGAAGATGCGGACATCGAGCAAGCCGCCACCGTCGCCGCGAAAGCCCGCATGGTGAACGGCGGCCAGAGCTGCATCGCGGGCAAGCGCTTCGTCGTGATCGCGCCGGTGCGAGAAGCATTCGAGACGGCGCTCGCGGCAAAGATGAGCGCGATCCGCATGGGCGATCCGCTCGACCCGGCAACGAAGCTCGGCCCGCTCGTAAGCGTGGGCGCGCGCGACGAAATCCACCGGCAGGTGCGCGAGAGCATCGAGAAGGGCGCGCGGCTCCTTTGCGGCGGCGAGGTGCCCGACCGGCGGGGTGCGTGGTATCCGCCGACGGTGCTTGCCGACGTGAGGCCGGGCCAGCCCGCTTACGACGAAGAAGTGTTCGGCCCTGTCGCCGCGATCATCGAGGCGCGCGACGTCGAACACGCGATCCGCATCGCGAACGACTCCGAATTCGGCCTCGGTTCGGGCGTGCTGACCCGCGACATCCGGCGCGGAGAGGAAATCGCAGCGAACGACCTCGAAGCGGGCATGGCGTTCGTGAACGAGAACGTGCGATCCGACCCGCGCATGCCGTTCGGCGGCGTGAAGCACTCGGGCTACGGCCGCGAATGCGGCGTGTTCGGCATCCGCGAATTCGTGAACATCAAGAGCGTCCACGTGCGCGAATAG
- a CDS encoding mechanosensitive ion channel family protein, producing the protein MALRHWIVAVFLATALALTNGGAMAQGADAPKPAAPAAAAPAPAPEANKAEVIKRANDAFGADIAGTTAKWLKTLDDIENQLRKPGLRYPELDGFRDQLLKIRAEADEFWKKLEPAIGAIDEQVRNLPPLPAADQPPETGEAAQLRADLTFHLSHLNSARATLDHTHSRVNQEINSIQDIRRKNFTSNLFQPVQGVWSAQTWENVPAYANIAAERVERTIGSWWDDSDDQSELLYLFGTAAALFAGLSLISWRGIRRLRTWTEEGEPPFWRRASTAAGVIVLRILPACVPLVFLYHAVNSVQPIPEKIQWLLYSASRSILVIVVVNALIATVFAPGRPQWRLIRATEGAAVRISGLMLALALVYGATTFIYTATRLVQAPFSLTLAFTLPANLLVALLVTAILKTPLRDKTSEGLPSTTWLNLLRVPVWIITVAIIVTALSGYLALSRFLAQQLIVTGSILAVVYILLLWADGVAQGISDENSAIGSWIKTLGVDQKRCERFSVPISLFLKFIVLIGAVPLILLQWGYPWADIVEWYYQLFFGFRIGNTQVSLAAILAAIVVFVLGYFAARLFQSWLDTQVLKPAGLSGGLRDSIRTGVGYMGVGAAALIALSYAGFNLSNLAIVAGAFSVGIGFGLQSVVSNFVCGLILLAERPIKVGDLVTVGGEEGTVRKISVRSTEIETSDRASVLVPNSSFITGNVKNWTLRNNTTRVMIPVSVVHGSDPRKVKELLLGVARSHVAVMTSPEPFVSLDDFTVDALQFKLFAYIYDLNKGTGTKTELRMAIIEAFRKEGIQMPQGASPTLPSDEAELWREAVSQYLASRGDKKDGDEDGASNDGRIVLPRIGS; encoded by the coding sequence ATGGCTTTGCGGCACTGGATCGTTGCGGTTTTTCTCGCGACGGCGCTTGCTCTCACGAATGGCGGCGCGATGGCGCAAGGGGCCGACGCCCCGAAACCGGCTGCACCCGCCGCCGCGGCGCCGGCACCCGCGCCCGAGGCGAACAAGGCAGAGGTCATCAAGCGTGCAAACGATGCCTTCGGAGCGGACATCGCAGGAACGACCGCGAAATGGCTGAAAACGCTCGACGACATCGAGAACCAGCTTCGCAAGCCCGGGCTTCGCTACCCCGAACTCGATGGCTTCCGCGATCAGCTCCTCAAGATTCGTGCTGAAGCCGACGAGTTCTGGAAGAAGCTGGAGCCCGCTATAGGGGCAATCGACGAACAGGTGCGCAACCTGCCCCCGCTGCCGGCTGCCGACCAGCCGCCCGAGACGGGCGAAGCAGCCCAGCTTCGCGCCGACCTGACTTTTCATCTGAGCCACCTGAATTCGGCACGCGCAACGCTCGATCACACGCATTCGCGCGTCAATCAGGAGATCAACTCCATCCAGGACATCCGCCGAAAGAACTTCACCAGCAATCTCTTCCAACCGGTGCAGGGCGTCTGGTCGGCGCAGACATGGGAGAACGTACCCGCCTATGCGAACATCGCCGCCGAGCGGGTCGAACGCACAATCGGAAGCTGGTGGGACGACTCGGACGATCAATCCGAGCTTCTCTATCTTTTCGGCACCGCGGCGGCGCTTTTCGCGGGACTTTCCCTGATTTCATGGCGCGGAATTCGACGGCTCAGGACCTGGACAGAAGAGGGCGAACCGCCATTCTGGCGGCGTGCATCGACGGCAGCAGGCGTTATCGTGTTGCGTATTCTGCCCGCCTGCGTGCCGCTGGTTTTTCTTTATCACGCGGTCAACTCGGTGCAGCCCATCCCTGAAAAGATTCAGTGGCTGCTCTATTCGGCATCGCGCTCGATCCTCGTGATCGTGGTGGTGAACGCCCTCATCGCGACCGTCTTCGCGCCGGGGCGCCCGCAATGGCGGCTCATCCGCGCCACAGAAGGAGCGGCGGTGCGGATTTCGGGGCTGATGCTCGCGCTCGCGCTCGTTTACGGCGCGACCACCTTCATCTACACCGCCACGCGATTGGTGCAGGCGCCGTTCTCGCTGACGCTTGCCTTCACGCTTCCGGCGAACCTTCTCGTCGCGCTGCTCGTGACCGCGATCCTGAAGACGCCGCTCAGGGACAAGACGTCAGAGGGGCTGCCGTCGACGACGTGGCTGAACCTGCTTCGGGTACCGGTCTGGATCATTACCGTCGCGATCATCGTAACAGCGCTTTCGGGCTATCTGGCGCTGTCGCGCTTCCTCGCGCAGCAACTCATCGTCACGGGCTCGATCCTCGCCGTCGTCTATATCCTGCTTCTGTGGGCCGATGGCGTGGCTCAGGGCATCAGCGACGAAAACTCGGCCATCGGCAGCTGGATCAAGACGCTCGGCGTGGACCAGAAGCGCTGCGAACGCTTTTCGGTTCCGATAAGCCTTTTCCTCAAGTTCATTGTGCTGATCGGCGCGGTGCCGCTGATCCTGCTGCAATGGGGCTATCCGTGGGCCGACATCGTTGAATGGTATTACCAGCTTTTCTTCGGCTTCCGCATCGGCAACACGCAAGTGTCGCTCGCCGCGATTCTCGCCGCCATTGTCGTCTTCGTGCTCGGCTATTTCGCGGCGCGGCTGTTCCAGAGCTGGCTCGACACACAGGTTCTGAAACCCGCGGGCCTCTCGGGCGGCCTGCGTGACTCGATTCGCACGGGCGTCGGCTATATGGGCGTCGGCGCGGCGGCACTCATCGCGTTGTCTTACGCCGGGTTCAATCTCTCGAACCTGGCCATCGTTGCGGGCGCCTTCTCCGTCGGCATCGGTTTCGGCCTGCAAAGCGTCGTCAGCAACTTCGTCTGCGGCCTCATCCTGCTCGCCGAACGTCCGATCAAGGTGGGCGATCTCGTCACGGTCGGCGGCGAGGAAGGCACGGTGCGCAAGATCAGCGTGCGCTCGACCGAAATCGAAACCAGCGACCGCGCGAGCGTGCTCGTGCCGAACTCCTCCTTCATCACCGGCAACGTGAAAAACTGGACGCTGCGCAATAACACGACGCGCGTGATGATCCCCGTTTCGGTCGTTCACGGAAGTGACCCGCGCAAGGTGAAGGAATTGCTGCTCGGCGTCGCGCGCTCTCATGTTGCGGTGATGACATCGCCGGAGCCGTTCGTTTCGCTCGACGATTTCACGGTCGATGCGCTTCAGTTCAAGCTGTTCGCCTATATCTACGATCTCAACAAGGGAACCGGCACGAAGACCGAGCTTCGCATGGCGATCATCGAGGCCTTCAGGAAAGAGGGAATCCAGATGCCGCAAGGCGCGTCCCCGACACTGCCGTCCGATGAGGCCGAGCTTTGGCGCGAAGCCGTGAGCCAATATCTGGCTTCACGCGGCGACAAGAAAGACGGTGACGAGGACGGCGCATCGAATGACGGCCGGATCGTCCTGCCGAGGATCGGTTCATGA
- a CDS encoding phosphate-starvation-inducible protein PsiE: protein MKIGKLIQQVESFFLVVIAILTVIGAIKEIYLIGMKRDVGLQDLLLMFLYVEVLGMVAAYITSKQIPITLPIFIAITAIARVAILQKEQDPIAIIYESGAILMLAIAAAVVNFRPAKKPAVPGGPSSSDRAGEGGTMPPA, encoded by the coding sequence ATGAAAATAGGCAAGCTGATCCAGCAGGTCGAGAGCTTCTTCCTCGTTGTGATCGCGATCCTGACCGTGATCGGCGCGATCAAGGAAATCTATCTCATCGGCATGAAGCGCGATGTCGGCCTGCAAGATCTGCTGCTCATGTTCCTCTATGTCGAGGTGCTGGGCATGGTCGCGGCCTATATCACGTCGAAGCAGATCCCGATCACGCTGCCCATCTTCATCGCGATTACCGCCATCGCGCGGGTGGCAATCCTGCAGAAGGAGCAAGACCCGATCGCAATCATCTACGAGTCGGGGGCAATCCTGATGCTGGCCATTGCGGCAGCGGTGGTAAATTTCCGCCCGGCGAAAAAGCCGGCAGTTCCGGGCGGACCGTCGTCCAGCGATAGGGCCGGTGAAGGCGGCACCATGCCGCCGGCGTGA
- a CDS encoding membrane lipoprotein lipid attachment site-containing protein — translation MKRFALFAVATVALAGCASNTETQPLQAAAVDTSKMPQSGIFTVKDVVVTEQGPDTLRLAAATTNKYTFADLSAVVWCRAREEATARKYDGWYQDGIQQVSNGEGQPQVAIATARYFKGKAPEGKKTLKNEKSPCHDVPAAAKVKA, via the coding sequence ATGAAAAGATTTGCCTTGTTTGCCGTCGCCACGGTTGCGCTCGCGGGCTGTGCCTCGAACACCGAAACGCAGCCCTTGCAGGCTGCTGCGGTCGATACCTCGAAGATGCCGCAGTCAGGCATTTTCACGGTGAAAGATGTCGTGGTGACGGAGCAGGGGCCCGACACCCTGCGCCTCGCGGCGGCGACCACGAACAAATATACCTTCGCCGATCTGTCGGCGGTGGTCTGGTGCCGCGCCCGCGAAGAGGCGACCGCTCGCAAATACGATGGCTGGTATCAGGACGGCATTCAGCAGGTCTCCAACGGCGAGGGCCAGCCGCAGGTTGCCATCGCGACCGCGCGCTATTTCAAGGGCAAGGCGCCGGAGGGAAAGAAGACCTTGAAGAACGAGAAAAGTCCCTGCCACGACGTGCCCGCCGCTGCAAAGGTGAAAGCGTGA
- the thiC gene encoding phosphomethylpyrimidine synthase ThiC — MNAPIDPKKVEPVKVTTGSLPGSRKVYAEAAPGVRVPFREIALHESSGEPPFRVYDTSGPYSDEAARIDVNAGLARHREAWVKRRAVEAYEGRTVKPEDNGNVGDAHRAREFPHRYPVYRAADGQPLTQLELARAGVITEEMVYIANRENLGRTAALDRAKEALADGESFGAAIPEFITPEFVRDEVARGRAIIPANVNHAELEPMIIGRNFLTKVNANIGNSAVSSSVEEEVEKMVWSIRWGADTVMDLSTGRNIHTTREWIIRNAPVPIGTVPIYQALEKVNGDPVKLDWEVYKDTLIEQCEQGVDYFTIHAGVRLRYVPLSAKRVTGIVSRGGSIMAKWCLAHHRESFLYERFDEICDIMRRYDVSFSLGDGLRPGSIADANDAAQFAELETLGELTKVAWAKGCQVMIEGPGHVPLHKIKVNVEKQLALCGEAPFYTLGPLVTDIAPGHDHITSAIGAAMIGWFGTAMLCYVTPKEHLGLPDRDDVKAGVIAYKIAAHAADLAKGHPAAQLRDNAISRARFEFRWEDQFNLGLDPEGSRAMHDETLPKDAHKAAHFCSMCGPKFCSMEITQQVRDYAAKLNETPEMAAQAGMDEMSEKFREMGGEVYVERKI, encoded by the coding sequence ATGAACGCGCCCATCGATCCGAAAAAGGTTGAGCCGGTGAAGGTCACGACGGGTTCCCTGCCGGGATCGCGCAAGGTTTATGCGGAGGCCGCGCCCGGCGTGCGGGTGCCCTTCCGCGAAATCGCCCTGCATGAGAGTTCGGGGGAGCCGCCGTTCCGCGTCTACGACACGAGCGGCCCTTATTCCGATGAAGCCGCGCGCATCGATGTTAACGCGGGGCTCGCCCGCCATCGCGAAGCGTGGGTGAAGCGTCGCGCCGTCGAAGCTTACGAAGGGCGCACCGTAAAGCCGGAAGATAACGGCAATGTCGGCGACGCCCACCGCGCGCGCGAATTTCCGCATCGTTATCCGGTCTATCGCGCCGCCGACGGCCAGCCGTTGACGCAGCTCGAACTGGCGCGGGCGGGCGTGATCACCGAAGAAATGGTCTACATCGCGAACCGCGAGAATCTGGGCCGCACGGCGGCGCTCGACCGCGCCAAGGAAGCGCTGGCGGATGGCGAAAGCTTCGGCGCGGCGATTCCCGAATTCATCACGCCGGAATTTGTCCGCGACGAGGTTGCGCGCGGCCGCGCCATCATCCCGGCCAATGTGAACCACGCCGAGCTTGAGCCGATGATCATCGGCCGCAACTTCCTCACCAAGGTGAACGCGAATATCGGCAATTCCGCCGTCTCGTCCTCCGTCGAGGAAGAGGTGGAAAAGATGGTCTGGTCCATCCGCTGGGGCGCGGACACGGTGATGGACCTGTCCACCGGCCGCAACATCCACACCACGCGCGAATGGATCATCCGCAACGCGCCCGTGCCCATCGGCACGGTGCCGATCTATCAGGCGCTGGAGAAGGTGAACGGCGACCCCGTCAAGCTCGATTGGGAGGTCTACAAGGACACGCTCATCGAGCAATGCGAGCAGGGCGTCGACTACTTCACCATCCATGCGGGCGTGCGCCTGCGCTATGTGCCGCTGTCGGCGAAGCGCGTCACCGGCATCGTATCGCGCGGCGGCTCGATCATGGCGAAGTGGTGCCTCGCGCATCACCGCGAAAGCTTCCTCTATGAGCGCTTCGACGAGATTTGCGACATCATGCGCCGCTACGACGTGTCGTTCTCGCTCGGCGACGGGCTGCGCCCCGGCTCCATCGCGGACGCCAACGACGCGGCGCAATTCGCGGAACTTGAGACGCTCGGCGAACTGACGAAGGTGGCCTGGGCGAAGGGCTGCCAGGTGATGATCGAGGGGCCGGGCCACGTGCCGCTGCACAAGATCAAGGTGAACGTCGAGAAGCAGCTTGCGCTGTGCGGCGAAGCGCCGTTCTACACGCTAGGCCCGCTCGTCACCGACATCGCGCCCGGCCACGACCACATCACGAGCGCCATCGGCGCGGCCATGATCGGCTGGTTCGGCACGGCGATGCTCTGCTACGTCACGCCGAAGGAGCATCTCGGCCTGCCCGACCGCGACGACGTGAAGGCAGGCGTGATCGCCTACAAGATCGCGGCGCACGCGGCCGACCTCGCCAAGGGCCACCCCGCCGCGCAGCTTCGCGACAACGCGATTTCGCGCGCGCGCTTCGAGTTCCGCTGGGAGGATCAGTTCAACTTGGGGCTCGACCCCGAGGGCAGCCGCGCCATGCACGACGAGACGCTGCCGAAGGACGCGCACAAGGCCGCGCATTTCTGTTCGATGTGCGGGCCGAAATTCTGTTCGATGGAGATCACGCAGCAGGTGCGCGACTACGCGGCCAAGTTGAACGAGACGCCCGAGATGGCCGCGCAGGCGGGCATGGACGAGATGAGCGAGAAGTTTAGGGAGATGGGTGGCGAGGTTTATGTGGAGCGGAAAATTTGA
- a CDS encoding KilA-N domain-containing protein gives MGKKVTEDDKGNVCLNDFWDMAEKPEHLRPTEWHRQKRTQALENALLERIMVQNHNSKKIDADSMYYVTGKGRNAKTFAHPVLALAYAEDLLPALGVEVREIFLRYRAKDVSLASEILEGLHEQEEYDQLRVKLRNLVKEHNKLSVGVTNFEAYNGAGLAGLYGGLTKAQLLKRKGLASDAHHLDHAGHEELAANYFKATQATAKLKRDGIKGQTAANAAHAKVGEAVCQTIRDLGGTMPEAEPALEHISKAEKRLKSGQSKEAAPLPSKPPKK, from the coding sequence ATGGGCAAGAAGGTCACAGAAGACGATAAGGGCAACGTCTGCCTCAATGATTTCTGGGATATGGCCGAAAAGCCTGAGCATCTCCGTCCAACGGAATGGCATCGCCAGAAGAGAACCCAGGCGCTCGAAAACGCCCTGCTCGAAAGAATTATGGTTCAAAACCATAATTCAAAAAAAATCGATGCCGATTCAATGTATTATGTCACGGGCAAGGGGCGGAATGCAAAAACCTTCGCCCATCCCGTTCTCGCTTTGGCATACGCCGAAGATCTTCTGCCGGCGCTTGGCGTGGAAGTTCGGGAGATCTTTCTCCGCTATCGGGCGAAAGACGTATCTCTTGCGTCCGAGATCCTTGAGGGCCTGCACGAACAAGAGGAATACGATCAGTTAAGGGTTAAACTTCGCAACCTTGTGAAAGAGCATAACAAGCTATCCGTTGGAGTGACGAATTTCGAGGCTTATAATGGCGCTGGATTGGCCGGACTTTATGGAGGCCTGACGAAGGCGCAGTTGCTAAAGCGCAAAGGCCTTGCTTCTGATGCCCACCATTTGGACCATGCAGGACATGAAGAGTTAGCCGCGAATTATTTCAAAGCGACGCAGGCGACCGCTAAATTGAAGCGTGACGGGATTAAGGGACAGACGGCAGCCAACGCAGCTCATGCTAAAGTTGGTGAGGCTGTGTGCCAAACAATAAGGGACCTGGGTGGGACGATGCCGGAAGCGGAACCGGCCCTTGAGCATATCAGCAAGGCCGAAAAACGGTTGAAGTCGGGGCAATCGAAGGAAGCTGCGCCTTTGCCATCCAAGCCGCCCAAGAAGTGA
- a CDS encoding vWA domain-containing protein, giving the protein MFLNFFYELKNAGLPVSVKEYLTLLSAVDAGVAGKKIEHFYYLSRASLVKDERHLDKFDRVFGQVFKGLESIGESIEAEIPEDWLRALTERFLSDEEKAQVEALGGWDKIMEELKKRLEEQKERHEGGSKWIGTGGTSPFGAYGYNPEGVRIGQAGNRNFRAVKVWDKRDFKDLDGEVELGTRTIKLALRKLRRFARAGAAEELDLDGTIKGTAHKGYLDIAFRPERRNTVKVLLFFDVGGSMDYHIKETEELFSAARSEFKHMDYFYFHNCIYEGVWKNNARRHAERIPTWDVIHTYPSDYKVIFVGDAAMSPYEIALAGGSVEHWNEEAGQVWMQRMLDTFKHAVWLNPTPERYWSETPSLRMMRQIMQGRMYPLTLDGIEAAIAELLR; this is encoded by the coding sequence ATGTTCCTGAACTTTTTCTACGAGTTGAAGAACGCGGGACTGCCAGTGAGCGTGAAAGAATATCTCACGCTGCTTTCGGCCGTGGATGCGGGCGTCGCGGGCAAGAAGATCGAACATTTTTACTACCTTTCCCGCGCCTCGCTCGTGAAGGACGAGCGACATCTCGACAAGTTCGACCGCGTGTTCGGGCAGGTCTTCAAGGGCCTGGAAAGCATCGGCGAGAGTATCGAGGCGGAAATTCCCGAGGACTGGCTGCGCGCGCTCACCGAACGCTTTCTTTCCGACGAGGAAAAGGCGCAGGTCGAGGCGCTCGGCGGCTGGGACAAGATCATGGAGGAACTGAAGAAGCGCCTCGAAGAGCAAAAGGAGCGCCACGAAGGCGGTAGCAAGTGGATCGGCACGGGCGGCACGTCGCCGTTCGGCGCGTATGGCTACAATCCCGAGGGCGTGCGCATCGGTCAGGCCGGAAACCGCAATTTTCGAGCGGTGAAGGTGTGGGACAAGCGCGACTTCAAGGATCTCGACGGCGAAGTCGAACTCGGCACCCGCACCATCAAGCTCGCGCTGCGCAAGCTCCGCCGCTTCGCGCGGGCGGGCGCGGCCGAAGAACTCGACCTCGACGGCACGATCAAGGGCACCGCGCACAAGGGTTATCTCGACATCGCGTTCCGGCCCGAGCGGCGCAACACGGTGAAGGTGCTGCTGTTCTTCGATGTCGGTGGATCGATGGACTATCACATCAAGGAGACAGAGGAGCTATTCTCCGCCGCGCGCTCCGAATTCAAGCATATGGACTATTTTTACTTCCACAACTGCATCTATGAGGGCGTGTGGAAGAACAATGCGCGCCGCCATGCCGAGCGCATTCCCACGTGGGACGTAATCCACACCTACCCCTCCGATTACAAGGTGATCTTCGTCGGCGATGCGGCGATGTCGCCTTACGAGATCGCGCTTGCGGGCGGCTCCGTGGAGCACTGGAACGAGGAAGCGGGGCAGGTGTGGATGCAGCGCATGCTCGACACGTTCAAGCATGCGGTGTGGCTCAACCCTACGCCCGAGCGCTATTGGAGCGAGACGCCTTCGCTGCGGATGATGCGGCAGATCATGCAAGGCCGCATGTATCCGCTCACGCTCGACGGCATCGAGGCCGCCATCGCGGAGTTGCTGCGGTAA